The following proteins are encoded in a genomic region of Bacteroidales bacterium:
- a CDS encoding site-specific integrase → MDSNVKITYWLYKTRTDKISKLCPIYLRVRNNNSFFTKSTGLSVRESDWDKKLKRVKGKSAEAESINSQLDGLRHKIMQITNQLTIKGKPFSVELIKKHMEGKEEHQMTLMKVYDEHLRQMKRLKGKEYQQPTIIKYANTRLRLSQFLKFKFRRSDMFLYELNYDFMKGFEIFLRERFDNSTTTCYKHYQRLTRVLKIAMQKGYLDRHPFPAYRIRMPKKKIEYLEREELDRIECTDFKVERLNVIRDIFIFCCYTGLGYAEVASLSLDDLVTGADGEKWLNILRKKTQKPYSVPVLPKAYEIMDKYLEHPLCRKRGRLLPVPSNVKYNAYLKEIAVIAGVKKHLVSHLARKTFATTIMLANGVNIGIVSRLLGHANVQVTLDAYGEYNDQLMISQVGMIREKLAANNDEFRLVKMEDKSAIEQIVKDFNWREKDN, encoded by the coding sequence ATGGATAGTAATGTAAAAATCACCTACTGGCTCTACAAGACCAGAACGGACAAAATCAGCAAACTTTGTCCGATTTATCTCAGGGTAAGAAACAACAACAGTTTTTTTACCAAAAGCACAGGATTATCTGTCAGGGAGAGCGATTGGGACAAGAAACTCAAACGGGTAAAAGGGAAAAGTGCCGAAGCTGAATCCATCAACTCCCAACTCGATGGACTAAGGCACAAGATCATGCAAATCACCAACCAGCTTACCATTAAGGGCAAGCCATTTTCCGTTGAGTTGATCAAGAAACATATGGAAGGAAAAGAAGAGCACCAGATGACCCTGATGAAGGTCTACGATGAGCACCTTCGACAAATGAAACGACTCAAGGGGAAAGAATACCAGCAACCAACCATAATTAAATATGCCAACACTCGGCTTCGCCTTTCCCAATTCCTGAAGTTTAAATTCCGCAGGTCAGACATGTTTCTCTATGAACTGAACTACGATTTTATGAAGGGATTTGAAATTTTCTTGCGGGAGCGGTTTGATAACAGCACTACCACCTGTTACAAACATTACCAACGTCTGACCCGTGTACTGAAGATCGCCATGCAAAAAGGATATCTGGATCGCCACCCGTTTCCCGCTTATCGAATTCGTATGCCAAAAAAAAAGATAGAGTATCTGGAAAGAGAAGAACTGGATCGGATTGAATGTACCGATTTCAAAGTAGAACGTCTGAATGTAATCAGGGACATCTTCATTTTTTGCTGCTACACGGGTCTTGGTTATGCCGAGGTCGCCAGTCTTTCATTGGATGATCTGGTAACGGGTGCTGATGGAGAAAAATGGTTAAACATACTACGCAAAAAGACCCAAAAACCATACTCTGTTCCCGTACTCCCCAAAGCATATGAAATTATGGATAAGTATTTGGAGCATCCCTTATGCAGAAAACGTGGAAGATTGTTACCTGTACCCTCAAACGTAAAATACAATGCATACTTGAAGGAAATTGCCGTAATTGCAGGGGTTAAAAAGCATCTGGTATCACATTTGGCACGAAAAACATTTGCCACAACCATTATGCTGGCAAATGGTGTGAATATTGGAATTGTCAGCCGTCTGCTCGGTCATGCCAATGTTCAAGTCACACTTGATGCCTATGGGGAATATAATGACCAATTGATGATTTCGCAGGTAGGGATGATTAGAGAGAAATTAGCAGCAAATAATGATGAATTCAGATTGGT